A single window of Nocardioides kongjuensis DNA harbors:
- a CDS encoding Ig-like domain-containing protein has product MAAVTAMFSALMLTITTGQSPASAATIPDGITSMTTTASQVEQWDEVDFTCTWAVPDYSQPGDTFTLKLPAQLRWFGAAAFDLRDPDGTVVATALADASGLVTFTLSGYASDHPTNLHGACAFSTQYVEQTTTEQVDLQFDVGSSVIHAPISTTDPCTDGCGPDPAATKKYSWWHNAEQSIVRSVITAPAMTAATSDVTVTDTPGPGLALDCATVAVKVGTVRGTRGFLSAPFTNNPATITCTAQQLTVTLTGLAVGEIFEVWVDAHVIDPSRGAYTNQGTVTINGAEEPVTATERTSSASGTGQGSAATPTATPTPTPTPTSTATPAPTPTLAPSTPAGSITTTDQASAAPVPKGGEVAGSSTLPNTGSPLSPALILFAVALLGAGGVLVARSQRQAPRKSRGGVRCPPRG; this is encoded by the coding sequence GTGGCAGCGGTCACCGCGATGTTCTCGGCGTTGATGCTGACCATCACCACCGGTCAGTCTCCCGCATCTGCCGCTACCATCCCGGACGGGATTACATCCATGACGACGACCGCTTCACAGGTGGAGCAGTGGGACGAGGTCGACTTCACTTGCACCTGGGCGGTTCCTGACTACTCCCAACCCGGTGACACCTTCACGCTCAAGCTTCCGGCGCAGTTGCGCTGGTTCGGTGCGGCGGCCTTCGATCTGCGCGATCCCGATGGCACTGTTGTCGCCACCGCGCTGGCCGACGCATCCGGCCTGGTCACTTTCACACTGAGCGGCTACGCGTCGGATCATCCGACAAATCTGCATGGCGCCTGCGCATTCAGCACGCAGTACGTTGAGCAGACGACCACCGAGCAGGTCGACCTCCAGTTCGATGTCGGATCGAGCGTGATCCATGCGCCGATCTCGACCACCGATCCGTGTACCGACGGCTGCGGTCCCGACCCTGCCGCCACCAAGAAGTACTCTTGGTGGCACAACGCCGAGCAGAGCATCGTCCGATCGGTGATTACGGCGCCCGCGATGACCGCCGCCACCTCCGACGTTACGGTTACCGACACACCCGGACCGGGCCTCGCCTTGGATTGTGCGACGGTGGCCGTGAAAGTCGGCACAGTCCGCGGCACACGCGGATTTCTCAGCGCGCCGTTCACCAACAACCCGGCCACGATCACCTGCACGGCTCAACAATTGACCGTCACCCTGACCGGCCTTGCCGTCGGAGAGATCTTCGAGGTGTGGGTCGATGCCCACGTCATAGACCCGTCACGCGGGGCCTACACCAACCAGGGCACCGTCACCATCAACGGAGCTGAAGAGCCGGTGACCGCGACGGAGCGAACCTCGTCGGCGAGCGGTACTGGACAAGGTTCCGCCGCGACTCCAACCGCGACGCCGACGCCCACACCGACTCCAACATCCACGGCGACGCCCGCCCCGACCCCAACACTCGCCCCCTCGACACCGGCGGGCTCGATCACCACGACCGACCAGGCGAGTGCTGCGCCGGTGCCCAAGGGCGGTGAGGTGGCCGGGTCCTCAACGCTCCCGAACACCGGCTCGCCCCTGTCTCCGGCGCTCATCCTGTTCGCCGTCGCTCTGTTGGGTGCGGGAGGTGTCCTGGTCGCCCGGTCGCAGCGGCAGGCGCCACGCAAGAGCCGCGGAGGCGTGAGGTGCCCACCGCGCGGATGA
- a CDS encoding DUF1611 domain-containing protein — MGDLIVVAYADRYAPDQFESEVPDRLEPTQLVASGGIASKVLSRSRAVRAATDIVPLGLIGDERGQPLNVREFALPPVTPTRPRPVTLAVVGTSMNSGKTTTVHHIAEGMARRGVRVGTTKVTGTGSGGDYWVMLDAGAWPMLDFTDVGLASTYRQPVGLLEEKMLELVDHLTESGTQLNLVEIADGLYQQETAQLIRSEAFQSIADAVIFAAGDAMGAVHGAEVLKALGHNLLGVSGRITTSPLATREAEEALGMHILTLADLADADSMGACLGITVPDLADAGGSVAGEAASWELSLPGLADGIVHERGGIGEHEVGSRS, encoded by the coding sequence GTGGGCGACCTGATCGTGGTGGCATACGCCGACCGTTACGCACCGGACCAGTTCGAGTCGGAGGTGCCCGACCGTCTTGAACCCACCCAACTGGTGGCTTCGGGTGGAATCGCATCCAAGGTGCTGAGTCGGAGCCGAGCCGTCAGGGCAGCCACCGACATCGTGCCGCTCGGATTGATCGGGGACGAGCGTGGACAGCCCTTGAACGTCCGCGAGTTCGCGCTGCCCCCCGTGACGCCCACGCGACCGCGCCCCGTGACCCTCGCCGTCGTCGGAACATCCATGAACTCAGGGAAGACCACCACGGTGCATCACATTGCCGAGGGGATGGCGAGGCGAGGGGTCCGTGTCGGCACGACCAAGGTGACCGGGACCGGATCCGGCGGGGACTACTGGGTGATGCTCGATGCGGGCGCGTGGCCGATGCTTGACTTCACCGATGTCGGCCTCGCCTCGACGTACCGGCAACCAGTCGGCCTGCTGGAGGAAAAGATGCTGGAGCTGGTCGACCACTTGACAGAGTCGGGGACCCAGTTGAACTTGGTCGAGATCGCAGACGGCTTGTACCAGCAGGAGACCGCACAGCTGATTCGGTCTGAGGCGTTCCAGTCCATAGCCGACGCCGTGATCTTCGCTGCTGGAGACGCCATGGGCGCCGTCCACGGCGCTGAGGTGTTGAAGGCACTCGGGCACAACCTGCTAGGTGTCTCGGGGCGGATCACCACGTCCCCGCTCGCGACTCGAGAGGCAGAGGAAGCCCTCGGCATGCACATCTTGACGCTTGCCGACCTTGCAGACGCGGACTCGATGGGGGCGTGCCTGGGAATCACGGTGCCGGATCTGGCTGACGCCGGAGGCTCGGTCGCTGGTGAGGCTGCCAGTTGGGAGTTGAGCCTGCCCGGCCTGGCCGACGGCATCGTGCACGAACGGGGTGGCATCGGGGAGCACGAGGTCGGCTCCAGGTCATGA
- a CDS encoding MarR family transcriptional regulator, which produces MDVNLEELRRLSRAAFNQTYRLEVMLYVAESEGLVTQTEVARALGLSVSNVQAPTRSLIECGLLTPLPKTDNRSLFLARTDSPAWDWARQLRTQAANAQAF; this is translated from the coding sequence GTGGACGTGAATCTTGAGGAGCTTCGCCGGCTCTCGCGTGCAGCGTTCAATCAGACCTATCGGCTTGAGGTGATGCTGTACGTCGCCGAATCCGAGGGTCTCGTGACCCAGACCGAGGTCGCTCGAGCCCTCGGTCTGTCCGTATCCAACGTTCAGGCCCCAACCCGAAGCCTCATCGAATGCGGCTTGTTGACGCCGCTACCGAAGACAGACAACCGCAGCCTGTTCCTCGCCCGAACCGACTCACCCGCTTGGGACTGGGCCCGCCAACTTCGAACTCAGGCCGCGAATGCTCAGGCCTTCTGA
- a CDS encoding DUF5131 family protein — protein sequence MRRKTGIEWTEVTWNPTTGCDRISAGCDNCYALAMAKRLKAMGSERYQADGDPRTSGPGFALSIHPDALAQPYRWGGRRVVFVNSMSDLFHARVPLTFIRDVFAVIAETPQHTYQVLTKRSARLPKLADKLDWPDNLWMGVSVENADHLHRVDHLREVPAAVRFLSCEPLLGPLKGLDLAGIGWVITGGESGPKARSLDPDWVRDIRDECVDSNVPFFHKQWGGRTPKAHGRDLDGAIWSEMPAMPRGVTA from the coding sequence ATGCGACGCAAGACCGGCATCGAATGGACCGAAGTGACGTGGAACCCCACGACTGGCTGCGATCGCATCAGCGCTGGTTGCGACAACTGCTATGCCCTCGCGATGGCCAAGCGTCTCAAGGCGATGGGATCCGAGCGCTACCAAGCCGACGGTGACCCACGGACCTCGGGACCGGGATTCGCGTTGAGCATCCATCCAGATGCTTTGGCTCAGCCCTACCGGTGGGGCGGCAGGCGGGTGGTGTTCGTGAACTCGATGTCGGACCTATTCCACGCTCGAGTCCCGCTCACCTTCATTCGCGACGTGTTCGCGGTCATCGCCGAGACTCCCCAGCACACATACCAGGTTCTGACGAAGCGGTCGGCACGGCTGCCGAAGCTCGCAGACAAGCTCGACTGGCCGGACAATCTATGGATGGGAGTGAGCGTCGAGAACGCCGATCACCTCCATCGCGTTGACCATCTGCGAGAGGTCCCGGCGGCGGTGCGCTTCTTGTCGTGCGAGCCCCTTCTTGGCCCGCTGAAGGGGCTCGATCTGGCAGGGATCGGATGGGTGATCACCGGCGGTGAGTCGGGTCCGAAGGCACGCTCGCTTGATCCGGACTGGGTGCGCGACATTCGCGACGAGTGCGTCGACAGCAACGTGCCGTTCTTCCACAAGCAATGGGGCGGTCGCACTCCCAAGGCGCACGGCCGCGACCTCGACGGGGCAATCTGGTCTGAGATGCCGGCAATGCCACGCGGCGTGACCGCGTGA
- a CDS encoding DUF4193 domain-containing protein translates to MATDYDAPRKNEDEQSEESIEALKARRHDKNSGKVDEDETEAAESFELPGADLSHEELAVEVKPKQDDEFTCMSCFLVHHRSQLADPKNMICKDCA, encoded by the coding sequence ATGGCGACTGACTACGACGCACCGCGCAAGAACGAGGACGAACAGTCCGAGGAGAGCATCGAAGCACTCAAGGCGCGCCGCCACGACAAGAACTCGGGCAAGGTCGACGAGGACGAGACCGAGGCGGCCGAGTCATTCGAGCTGCCCGGCGCCGACCTGTCCCACGAGGAGCTCGCGGTCGAGGTGAAGCCCAAGCAGGACGACGAGTTCACCTGCATGAGCTGCTTCCTGGTCCACCACCGCAGCCAGCTCGCAGATCCCAAGAACATGATCTGCAAGGACTGCGCCTGA
- a CDS encoding glycosyltransferase family 61 protein, protein MFSNPHYVHPQVAEVWRRAGDRLAAQAEALSRPRRIFVSRRLANRSCRNREDVEQVFVDHGFEVVFPEELSLAEQVQMFRAAGVVGGFAGSGMFQLAFVTEPTRAIQVVSAPCRPRNEYLISAVRPARRRQHRVQRRRGRRSRQVLGLPLRRAAGGPAPASAARGPPSIRSDPTRRLTDQSQLRLGSASPALRDQPFLGAPTDQPTPAAPMSQRDVGG, encoded by the coding sequence ATGTTCAGCAACCCCCACTACGTGCACCCGCAGGTCGCCGAGGTCTGGCGTCGGGCGGGAGATCGGCTCGCCGCGCAAGCGGAGGCGCTCAGCAGGCCACGGCGAATCTTCGTGTCCAGGCGCCTGGCGAACCGGTCGTGCCGCAACCGGGAGGACGTCGAGCAGGTCTTCGTCGACCACGGCTTCGAGGTCGTCTTCCCCGAGGAACTCTCGCTTGCCGAGCAAGTCCAGATGTTCCGCGCGGCCGGCGTCGTTGGTGGATTCGCCGGAAGTGGCATGTTCCAGCTCGCGTTCGTAACGGAGCCGACCCGGGCCATCCAGGTCGTGTCCGCACCCTGCCGGCCTCGCAACGAGTACCTCATCTCCGCAGTCCGCCCGGCACGGCGTCGACAGCATCGTGTGCAGCGACGTCGAGGACGACGGTCCCGGCAGGTACTCGGGCTTCCGCTACGACGAGCAGCGGGAGGGCCCGCACCTGCGTCGGCTGCTCGCGGCCCTCCCTCCATCCGGTCGGACCCGACCCGGCGGCTCACTGATCAGTCCCAGCTCCGCCTCGGGTCCGCCTCGCCAGCGTTGAGAGACCAGCCCTTCCTTGGCGCCCCGACCGACCAGCCAACACCCGCTGCTCCGATGTCTCAACGCGACGTTGGTGGCTGA
- a CDS encoding CapA family protein, whose translation MKRSTRDRILIAVLAGSAVATGCAVGLHLASAKGPDVATVDAHPTPQQSGSLSIDFLGDTMLGDGAQPLLDRHGYDYPLTKVTGQLDADYTIVNLETAITTATQPAIPGKQYSYASSALGLDALHRAGVDATSLGNNHSMDYGSVGLADTLAALNRSGLAGFGAGSTLADAERPLLITSSSGDVSVISLTEDFGFASTATTDHAGTVAFSARSVQRGVDLARAAGAEFVVAYVHWGDNYAPTNNQQRYWARMLVDAGYDLIIGTGPHSSSRVELVDGVPVAYSIGNFVFGAPGRFDTYGLLGVGLAVRLTVESQGASLRLSCLRTDNDVVRYQPRPCAPAVARRTMTALAPAPSIDPGGSTATIRFTARTPS comes from the coding sequence ATGAAACGATCCACCCGAGACCGCATTCTGATCGCGGTGCTGGCAGGCAGCGCTGTGGCGACCGGATGCGCAGTAGGCCTCCACCTGGCCTCAGCAAAGGGACCCGATGTGGCCACCGTCGATGCGCATCCGACGCCACAACAGTCGGGGAGTTTGAGCATCGACTTCCTCGGCGACACGATGCTCGGCGACGGCGCCCAACCGCTGCTGGATCGTCACGGTTATGACTACCCTCTGACGAAGGTGACGGGCCAGCTCGACGCCGACTACACGATCGTCAACCTGGAAACAGCCATCACCACCGCAACCCAACCAGCCATTCCGGGGAAGCAGTACTCCTACGCCAGCTCGGCACTCGGCCTCGACGCCTTGCACCGAGCTGGCGTCGACGCAACCAGCCTTGGCAACAATCACAGCATGGACTACGGGTCAGTGGGTCTCGCTGACACGCTCGCCGCCCTGAACCGATCGGGACTGGCCGGCTTCGGCGCAGGGTCAACGCTCGCCGACGCCGAGCGGCCCCTGCTCATCACCAGCTCATCGGGCGACGTATCGGTTATCTCGCTCACCGAGGACTTCGGCTTCGCGAGCACTGCCACCACCGATCACGCGGGCACTGTGGCCTTCAGCGCACGATCCGTCCAGCGCGGCGTGGACCTGGCGCGGGCTGCCGGCGCCGAGTTCGTGGTCGCCTACGTCCATTGGGGCGACAACTACGCGCCCACCAACAATCAGCAACGCTACTGGGCAAGGATGCTGGTCGACGCCGGTTACGACCTGATCATCGGCACAGGCCCCCATTCCAGCAGCCGAGTCGAGCTCGTCGACGGCGTTCCCGTGGCCTACAGCATAGGGAACTTCGTGTTCGGGGCACCGGGCCGCTTCGACACCTACGGGCTGCTCGGCGTCGGACTCGCGGTCCGCCTGACCGTCGAGAGCCAAGGTGCCAGTCTGCGCCTGAGCTGTCTGCGTACCGACAACGACGTGGTGCGGTACCAGCCCAGGCCCTGCGCTCCGGCGGTGGCTCGGCGAACCATGACTGCCCTGGCGCCTGCCCCGAGTATCGATCCGGGTGGGAGCACCGCGACGATCCGCTTCACTGCCCGCACGCCCTCGTGA
- the tcmP gene encoding three-Cys-motif partner protein TcmP: MVNNDKFFTGQKPAAVLKHAVLMAYAYPYFSMVGRWHRGPMWLIDGYAGPGMYDADESGTQIDGSPIVALRLARKQRGFSPSRDVRCVFIEADSTFVAALRKNVQPFQKAGLHVEVLHGSVEDRLTEAWSRVAGNPVLTFIDPFGVSAVSKAIMTGLLLKPTHKSSEVLVNINVEAISRHGGYLQWDAAGDPEVRPGLSPNGVEKSDTFFGGLWWRRSFLEARDRYGDAGVAATVVVDEYREAIRAETGASSLVVPIRRSRTGALLFYFTLFYRHPGAGYKFADAAAIGQLKWREAFRQKDLEELRATEAAEPTLFGLDLAEEVNEVEANAREKALFDASVAHIEANILRMLAPLPSGQGIQAGANIVELLGDCMSLAGEKELRAAWNGLIKAQKVRKRASSPKELWKHYIIKQ, from the coding sequence ATGGTCAACAACGACAAGTTCTTCACAGGGCAAAAGCCGGCTGCAGTGCTGAAGCATGCAGTGCTGATGGCGTATGCCTATCCATACTTCTCAATGGTCGGGCGGTGGCATCGCGGGCCGATGTGGCTGATCGACGGTTATGCCGGCCCGGGCATGTACGACGCCGATGAGTCTGGAACACAGATTGACGGGTCTCCGATCGTTGCCCTGCGCCTTGCGAGGAAGCAGCGAGGGTTCAGCCCTTCTCGTGATGTCCGGTGCGTCTTCATTGAGGCCGATAGCACCTTCGTAGCCGCACTTCGCAAGAATGTGCAGCCGTTCCAGAAGGCGGGTCTGCACGTCGAGGTGCTCCACGGGTCAGTCGAGGATCGCCTCACTGAGGCATGGTCGAGAGTCGCGGGGAATCCCGTCCTGACCTTCATCGACCCATTCGGGGTCTCCGCTGTCTCGAAAGCGATCATGACTGGTCTCCTCCTCAAGCCGACCCACAAGTCGTCTGAGGTACTTGTCAACATCAACGTCGAAGCCATTTCTCGCCATGGCGGGTACCTGCAGTGGGACGCGGCCGGCGACCCCGAAGTACGACCGGGCCTCTCACCCAATGGAGTGGAGAAGTCAGATACCTTCTTTGGTGGACTTTGGTGGCGCCGGAGCTTCCTTGAGGCGCGCGACCGGTACGGTGACGCGGGCGTGGCCGCGACAGTGGTCGTCGACGAGTACCGCGAGGCAATCCGGGCGGAGACTGGAGCATCGTCCCTGGTGGTACCGATCCGCCGGTCAAGGACCGGGGCGCTGCTCTTCTACTTCACCCTGTTCTACCGGCACCCCGGGGCGGGCTACAAGTTCGCCGACGCCGCCGCCATCGGCCAACTCAAGTGGCGCGAAGCGTTCCGCCAAAAGGATCTCGAAGAACTTCGTGCAACGGAGGCCGCTGAGCCGACCCTCTTTGGGCTTGACCTCGCCGAGGAGGTCAACGAGGTCGAGGCGAACGCACGGGAGAAGGCACTCTTTGACGCATCCGTAGCCCACATTGAGGCCAACATCCTTCGCATGCTCGCGCCGCTGCCGTCAGGCCAGGGAATCCAAGCAGGAGCCAACATCGTGGAACTGCTCGGCGACTGCATGTCCTTGGCTGGCGAGAAGGAGCTAAGAGCGGCATGGAACGGCTTGATCAAAGCGCAGAAAGTGCGCAAGCGGGCGTCCAGCCCGAAGGAACTGTGGAAGCACTACATCATCAAGCAGTGA
- a CDS encoding N-6 DNA methylase codes for MVFEPTASTITFLLLNENETLGALLQPPRDAVDVILTNPPYVTQGSSIYRREIEQISGARNGVSLDEYYDTGGLGVEALFLRYIAGALKPGRRAFIIVPLGLLNRTASRMKSNLLSECNILASIALPRNAFFNTAQPTYILALEKRRVPNQSRPPVFCGIARSIGETLDYERVPTPDDNDLMDLANLFIRYVEDGMGEVISGPTAYADTQIAKLVPADMFGKDDRWDVTRHWTDEEQVALGQRAEAVERGAFVDQVSQTFRELLTDLDSARAELDALEDGPMGTFALSDSSRFTVRSGVRIRNVDLRDHPGEVPVYSVFTRANVIKGRIDADWLREAKGVEPEEFPSVTVMATGASAVGLVHLREAGSVMTDDVVIVQPWPTEEPGVIDVDGSDTGDNRLSSLGDDGLPAHDIDLGYLAVALARTIAQGGYMYEAKLYVRRVTQLVIEVPVREDGRPDTERQVAIARVVKRIDEIRDRIDEANRWIRSSRLA; via the coding sequence ATGGTCTTCGAGCCGACCGCTTCGACCATCACGTTCCTGCTGCTCAACGAGAACGAGACTCTGGGCGCGCTGCTGCAGCCGCCACGCGACGCAGTGGACGTCATCCTCACCAACCCGCCTTACGTCACCCAGGGGTCGTCGATCTACCGGCGCGAGATCGAGCAGATCAGCGGAGCGCGCAACGGGGTCTCGCTCGACGAGTACTACGACACGGGCGGGCTTGGCGTGGAGGCACTGTTCCTCCGTTACATTGCCGGCGCCCTGAAGCCGGGGCGCCGCGCGTTCATCATCGTTCCTCTCGGCCTTCTCAACCGGACAGCCAGCCGGATGAAGTCCAACCTCCTGAGCGAATGCAACATCTTGGCAAGCATCGCGTTGCCGAGAAACGCGTTCTTCAACACAGCGCAACCGACCTACATCCTGGCGCTGGAGAAGCGTCGTGTGCCGAACCAGTCTCGCCCGCCAGTGTTCTGCGGGATCGCTCGCAGCATTGGAGAGACGCTCGACTACGAGCGCGTTCCCACCCCGGACGACAACGACCTGATGGATCTGGCCAACCTGTTCATCCGGTACGTCGAGGATGGGATGGGCGAGGTCATTTCGGGGCCGACTGCCTACGCGGATACCCAGATCGCGAAGCTCGTTCCAGCTGACATGTTCGGCAAGGATGATCGATGGGACGTCACGCGTCACTGGACCGACGAGGAGCAGGTGGCGCTCGGACAACGGGCCGAAGCAGTTGAACGCGGCGCATTCGTAGACCAGGTATCCCAGACCTTCCGAGAATTGCTCACCGATCTCGACAGTGCGCGTGCCGAACTCGACGCGCTCGAGGATGGTCCGATGGGCACCTTTGCCCTCTCTGACAGCAGCCGCTTCACGGTCCGCTCCGGGGTTCGGATCCGAAATGTCGACCTCCGGGATCACCCGGGTGAAGTTCCTGTGTACTCGGTCTTCACTCGTGCGAACGTGATCAAGGGCCGCATTGACGCTGACTGGCTCAGGGAAGCCAAGGGTGTCGAGCCCGAAGAGTTCCCGTCGGTGACCGTGATGGCGACTGGGGCATCTGCCGTTGGTTTGGTTCACCTGCGTGAAGCCGGCTCGGTCATGACAGACGATGTCGTGATCGTTCAGCCGTGGCCGACCGAAGAGCCTGGTGTTATCGACGTGGACGGCAGCGACACCGGCGATAATCGCTTGTCGTCACTCGGCGATGACGGGCTCCCCGCCCACGACATCGATCTGGGCTACTTGGCGGTAGCTCTGGCGCGCACGATCGCTCAGGGTGGCTACATGTACGAAGCGAAGCTGTACGTTCGCCGTGTCACGCAGTTGGTGATTGAGGTGCCGGTCCGTGAAGACGGCAGGCCCGACACGGAGCGACAAGTTGCCATCGCCCGCGTCGTGAAGCGCATTGACGAGATTCGCGATCGCATCGATGAAGCCAACAGGTGGATCAGGTCGTCACGCTTGGCGTGA
- a CDS encoding ABC transporter transmembrane domain-containing protein, whose product MMVRIRRIDAAAVVGIGLAQAAALAATLLLVRSIVDALAPAGVGQAAADQRHHTYLLVALLCVTALVQAALRALEFSVAEKAGYEVVRRLRLEMYEHLQGMTPTQLQYRARGGLMLRFIGDLSMLRLWISRGILRGTVALIVVTATLTAMAVLNVWLALAVLAVISGGSAASIGWGKAMRAATRRMRRRRSLVTGNIDEQLNSLAVVQVFGRARGEFSRLAQQTELLTQALCRIAGLRGRLRGISSATAALSVAAVLGVGLVEVSRYATTVGTVVAALLMTQQLSGPVRNLGLAHDYWHRGQVSQQKITEFINSSSSGLEPAGTQPLRLRSGRVEFVNAAVEGRLPAISAVAAPGRIVGICGAAGSGKSSLLALVARQLETTSGDVLIDGQVLASTSPASAFRQLGVVSPDLPLMRGTVWRNLTYRMPNASRHEIQRVCYALGLDELVSTLPGGFEFWVTEGGRNLSTAERQLLCLGRALINSPKVLLFDQPTLGLDPTQASTVRKYLAGYRGTVLLASTQPADLAIADVVWDLGSEGRISVVEGDEYRRSPRTTTTNQVRPWVRNVTA is encoded by the coding sequence ATGATGGTGCGCATTCGCCGAATCGATGCAGCCGCGGTCGTCGGCATCGGCCTTGCTCAGGCGGCTGCGCTGGCCGCCACATTGCTGCTTGTCCGGTCCATCGTCGACGCTCTCGCTCCGGCAGGTGTGGGTCAGGCGGCTGCTGACCAGCGACACCACACCTACCTCCTCGTCGCTCTATTGTGCGTGACGGCACTGGTACAGGCGGCATTGCGTGCACTGGAGTTCTCGGTCGCGGAGAAGGCAGGTTACGAAGTCGTCCGCCGGCTCCGGCTCGAGATGTATGAGCATCTTCAGGGCATGACTCCGACGCAGCTGCAGTATCGCGCTAGAGGGGGACTGATGCTCCGGTTCATCGGGGATCTGTCAATGCTCAGGCTCTGGATCAGCCGGGGCATCCTGCGCGGGACGGTGGCCCTCATCGTCGTGACTGCCACGTTGACCGCGATGGCTGTGCTCAACGTGTGGCTGGCGCTGGCAGTGCTCGCCGTGATCAGCGGTGGATCTGCCGCCTCGATCGGGTGGGGCAAGGCGATGCGCGCGGCCACCAGACGGATGCGTCGCAGGCGGTCGCTGGTGACGGGCAACATTGACGAGCAGTTGAACTCCCTGGCGGTGGTCCAGGTGTTCGGCCGCGCCCGAGGAGAGTTCTCGCGCCTCGCACAGCAGACCGAGTTGCTGACTCAGGCTCTGTGTCGCATCGCCGGACTGCGGGGACGGCTGCGTGGCATCTCGTCCGCCACCGCTGCCCTGTCGGTCGCGGCTGTGCTGGGTGTGGGCCTGGTCGAGGTGAGCCGCTATGCGACGACTGTCGGAACGGTGGTTGCTGCTCTGCTCATGACACAACAGCTCAGTGGCCCGGTGCGCAATCTGGGACTCGCCCACGACTACTGGCACCGCGGACAGGTCTCGCAGCAGAAGATTACCGAGTTCATCAACAGTTCGAGCAGCGGGCTCGAGCCAGCAGGAACCCAACCGTTGCGACTTCGGTCGGGTCGCGTTGAGTTCGTCAATGCCGCCGTCGAAGGTCGGCTCCCTGCGATCTCGGCCGTCGCGGCCCCCGGTCGTATCGTCGGCATCTGCGGGGCAGCGGGTAGCGGCAAGTCGTCGTTGCTCGCGCTCGTGGCCAGACAGCTCGAGACCACGAGCGGCGACGTGCTCATCGACGGCCAGGTCCTCGCTTCGACGTCGCCGGCCTCCGCCTTCCGGCAGCTCGGAGTCGTGAGCCCGGACCTGCCCCTGATGCGAGGAACGGTGTGGCGCAACCTGACCTACCGGATGCCGAATGCCTCACGTCACGAGATTCAGAGAGTCTGCTACGCCCTCGGTTTGGACGAACTGGTCTCCACGCTGCCGGGCGGATTCGAGTTCTGGGTCACCGAAGGTGGCCGGAATCTCTCCACAGCGGAGCGTCAGCTCCTCTGCCTGGGGCGGGCCCTCATCAACTCCCCCAAGGTGCTCCTGTTCGATCAACCCACGCTCGGCCTTGACCCCACGCAGGCATCAACTGTCCGCAAGTACCTTGCCGGATATCGCGGGACAGTCCTGCTGGCATCAACTCAGCCGGCCGACCTCGCCATCGCTGACGTCGTCTGGGACCTGGGTTCCGAAGGCAGGATCAGCGTTGTCGAGGGCGATGAGTACCGGCGCAGCCCGAGAACGACGACTACCAACCAGGTACGACCATGGGTCCGCAACGTCACGGCCTGA